One stretch of Streptomyces hygroscopicus DNA includes these proteins:
- a CDS encoding ABC transporter permease — MLTFLVRRVAAGLVLLYVLATTAFAMMSLTGTDAARNIAGNMATPAQIAAKEHELGLDRPWIAQYGQWLAHAVRGDFGTSWFGGDSVSESLVLKAPVSLSIVVGGLLLATVLSVVLGVAAAVRRGWLDRVVQATAIVGYAVPSFLMALMLSATLAVQLRWLPATGYVPLADSPSGWLQSITLPAVSLAIGAIAATAQQVRGSVIDVLRQDFVRTLRSRGMSERRVLFRHVLRNAAPPALTVLSLQFISLVGGAVVIEKVFGLPGVGSAAVTATVNGDTPLVMGVVVYLVLIVVAVNLLVDLAYGWLNPKVRVR, encoded by the coding sequence ATGCTGACCTTTCTCGTGCGCCGCGTCGCAGCCGGCCTGGTGCTCCTCTATGTGCTCGCGACGACGGCGTTCGCGATGATGAGCCTCACCGGGACCGACGCCGCGCGCAACATCGCCGGCAATATGGCGACGCCCGCACAAATCGCCGCGAAAGAACACGAGTTGGGCCTGGACCGGCCGTGGATCGCGCAGTACGGACAGTGGCTGGCCCACGCGGTCCGGGGCGACTTCGGGACCTCCTGGTTCGGCGGTGACTCCGTCTCCGAAAGCCTGGTGCTCAAGGCACCGGTGTCCCTGTCCATCGTGGTCGGCGGACTCCTGCTGGCCACCGTCCTCAGTGTGGTGCTCGGTGTCGCCGCCGCCGTACGGCGCGGATGGCTCGACCGTGTGGTGCAGGCGACCGCGATCGTCGGCTACGCGGTACCGAGCTTCCTGATGGCGCTGATGCTCTCCGCCACCCTCGCCGTCCAACTGCGCTGGCTCCCGGCGACCGGATACGTACCGCTGGCCGACTCCCCCTCCGGCTGGCTCCAGTCCATCACCCTCCCCGCCGTCTCACTCGCCATCGGCGCCATCGCCGCCACCGCCCAGCAGGTGCGCGGCTCGGTCATCGACGTACTGCGCCAGGACTTCGTGCGCACCCTGCGCAGCCGGGGGATGAGCGAGCGGCGGGTGCTCTTCCGGCACGTGCTGCGCAACGCGGCGCCCCCGGCGCTGACCGTGCTCTCCCTGCAGTTCATCTCCCTGGTCGGCGGCGCCGTCGTCATCGAGAAGGTCTTCGGACTTCCCGGAGTGGGCTCCGCCGCGGTGACGGCGACCGTCAACGGCGACACGCCGCTGGTCATGGGCGTCGTGGTCTACCTCGTCCTCATCGTCGTGGCGGTCAACCTGCTGGTGGACCTCGCCTACGGCTGGCTCAATCCGAAGGTTCGTGTCCGATGA
- a CDS encoding peptide ABC transporter substrate-binding protein, which translates to MRRMVMAGAALALVAVPACGGGAGTTASTTGDDTLTLSIGNAHTGWDLASAALGDNIQYYEPVFDSLVRLDSKARPRPNLATSWSYDSARTVLTMKLRKDVRFTDGTALDATAVRKSLLHNREGTNEAAGKLRAIDSVAAVDPRTVAIHLSAPDPQLVVNLGDPSGMIASPKDLAAKGGPVGSGPYILDKGATTNGSTYAFTRNPDYWNRKAYPFDKIVIKNISDPTARLNALLGGQVDWARITPQTAQHAKSRGLAVQGHADSVEGLYIWDRTGRIVPALGKVKVRQALNYAFDRESIVKKLNLGYATATSQMATAGSTWYDTSLESNYAYDPAKARKLLAEAGYPDGFTVTMPDVSSVAPGQQVVMTQALEDIGIKVKVDKIPFTRLFTALQSGQYAMSWFKLQSGQPWDFIQSELAKGAAWNPAKDFDPKLNSMIDKAQKARGAAQTATFREINAYLQDHAFNAPWDVLDAVQGNSKKIKVTPRAFVSAVPIYDMAPAG; encoded by the coding sequence ATGCGAAGAATGGTCATGGCAGGGGCGGCCCTCGCCCTCGTGGCCGTGCCGGCGTGCGGCGGTGGCGCCGGCACCACGGCGTCCACCACCGGAGACGACACGCTGACGCTGTCCATCGGCAACGCCCACACCGGCTGGGACCTGGCGTCCGCGGCCCTGGGCGACAACATCCAGTACTACGAGCCCGTCTTCGACTCGCTGGTCCGGCTGGACTCCAAGGCCCGTCCCCGGCCGAACCTGGCGACCTCCTGGTCCTACGACAGCGCCCGCACCGTGCTGACCATGAAGCTCAGGAAGGACGTGCGGTTCACCGACGGTACGGCGCTGGACGCGACCGCGGTGCGGAAGAGCCTGCTCCACAACAGGGAAGGCACCAATGAGGCCGCCGGCAAACTGCGCGCCATCGACTCGGTGGCGGCCGTGGACCCCCGGACCGTGGCCATTCACCTGTCGGCGCCCGACCCCCAGCTCGTGGTGAACCTCGGCGACCCCTCAGGAATGATCGCCAGTCCCAAGGACCTGGCGGCGAAGGGCGGTCCGGTCGGCTCGGGCCCCTACATCCTGGACAAGGGCGCCACGACCAACGGCAGCACGTATGCCTTCACCCGCAACCCGGACTACTGGAACAGGAAGGCATATCCCTTCGACAAGATCGTCATCAAGAACATCAGCGACCCCACCGCGCGCCTCAACGCCCTGCTCGGCGGGCAGGTCGACTGGGCCCGGATCACCCCGCAGACCGCTCAGCACGCCAAGAGCCGGGGTCTTGCGGTGCAGGGACACGCCGACAGCGTCGAGGGCCTGTACATCTGGGACCGCACCGGGAGGATCGTGCCGGCCCTGGGCAAGGTGAAGGTGCGCCAGGCACTGAACTACGCCTTCGACCGGGAGTCGATCGTCAAGAAGCTCAACCTCGGCTACGCCACGGCCACCTCGCAGATGGCGACCGCCGGCAGCACCTGGTACGACACATCCCTCGAGAGCAACTACGCCTACGACCCGGCCAAGGCCAGGAAGCTGCTCGCCGAGGCGGGCTATCCGGACGGTTTCACCGTCACCATGCCCGATGTCTCCTCCGTCGCGCCGGGCCAGCAGGTGGTCATGACGCAGGCCCTGGAGGACATCGGCATCAAGGTCAAGGTGGACAAGATCCCGTTCACCCGGCTGTTCACGGCCCTCCAATCCGGCCAGTACGCGATGTCGTGGTTCAAGCTGCAGTCCGGCCAGCCCTGGGACTTCATCCAGTCCGAGCTGGCCAAGGGCGCCGCCTGGAACCCCGCCAAGGACTTCGACCCCAAGCTCAACTCCATGATCGACAAGGCGCAGAAGGCCCGGGGCGCGGCGCAGACCGCCACGTTCCGCGAGATCAACGCCTATCTGCAGGACCACGCCTTCAACGCGCCCTGGGATGTGCTGGACGCCGTCCAGGGCAACTCCAAGAAGATCAAGGTGACGCCCCGGGCGTTCGTCTCGGCGGTACCGATCTACGACATGGCTCCCGCCGGCTGA
- a CDS encoding xylose isomerase, with protein MTMRHDRIAINPLQWIATEDGWIDPALAPALPERLKVIREAGIGAVHADVPAEMSATEYGRLLGEHGLAPAPGYISGPLPEDESSLRELLDKTDRVSTQMAELGLSTVFVATGMNKQAPRVHRPAVGAEATPERLERVREVFARMGETTKANGVAAAFHPHIGTWAETEEETRFILDGVDADVLSFGPDIGHLGWAGADVIGLIRDYADRVAALHIKDFHADIAERGRAEAWTYQQTVLAGLWAEPGHASVDIPATLAALPAAFDGWLVIEVDRGAQATPEESVRLCGEWAKRQH; from the coding sequence ATGACCATGCGCCACGACCGGATCGCGATCAACCCCCTGCAGTGGATCGCCACCGAAGACGGCTGGATCGACCCCGCTCTGGCACCGGCCCTGCCCGAGCGTCTCAAGGTCATCCGCGAGGCCGGTATCGGCGCCGTCCATGCGGACGTGCCCGCCGAGATGTCCGCCACGGAATACGGCCGGCTGCTCGGCGAGCACGGCCTGGCGCCCGCCCCGGGCTATATCTCGGGCCCCCTCCCCGAGGACGAGAGCAGCCTGCGCGAACTGCTCGACAAGACCGACCGCGTCAGCACCCAGATGGCCGAACTGGGCCTGTCCACCGTCTTCGTGGCCACCGGGATGAACAAGCAGGCCCCCCGAGTGCACCGCCCGGCCGTGGGCGCCGAGGCGACTCCCGAGCGGCTGGAGCGGGTGCGCGAGGTGTTCGCCCGCATGGGCGAGACCACCAAGGCCAACGGCGTCGCCGCCGCGTTCCACCCGCACATCGGCACCTGGGCGGAGACCGAGGAGGAGACCCGCTTCATCCTCGACGGCGTGGACGCGGACGTCCTCTCCTTCGGCCCGGACATCGGCCACCTCGGCTGGGCCGGTGCCGATGTCATCGGCCTCATCCGCGACTACGCCGACCGGGTCGCCGCCCTGCACATCAAGGACTTCCACGCCGACATCGCCGAACGAGGCCGCGCCGAGGCATGGACCTACCAGCAGACCGTGCTGGCCGGTCTGTGGGCCGAGCCCGGCCACGCCTCGGTCGACATCCCCGCCACCCTGGCCGCGCTGCCCGCCGCCTTCGACGGCTGGCTGGTGATCGAGGTCGACCGCGGCGCCCAGGCCACCCCCGAGGAGAGCGTCCGGCTCTGCGGCGAGTGGGCCAAGCGACAGCACTGA
- a CDS encoding oxidoreductase — MAKQTHRIGILGSGNIFGRYVTGLARYPELEIVRVGDVDVARAKRAAADHAIPAWGDDSELYADDSVDIVINLTPPVHHARTVIMALEAGKHVYVEKPLATTVTDGEAVLAAAARTGRVLGSAPDTFLGSAAQTARKAIDSGSIGTPIGATAFIGHSKAETWHPNPAFLFQPGGGPVMDMGPYYVAILVNCLGPVSTISAAGRIGVPQRTVTAPGRTVDTIDVTIPTHTGAVLTFASGVIATTQMSFDVWDSDLPYIEIYGSEGTLSLANPNHFDGDVRVRRHGDGEWTVLEPALELFGAVGTREQARRGLGVRDLADAVEGGPHRANAAFAFHVLEALCSLEGSAQQGRSVTLTSSCERPQALFSA, encoded by the coding sequence ATGGCCAAACAGACCCATCGCATCGGCATCCTGGGCAGCGGCAACATCTTCGGCCGGTATGTGACCGGCCTCGCCCGCTACCCGGAGCTGGAGATCGTGCGGGTGGGCGACGTCGATGTGGCACGAGCGAAGCGGGCGGCCGCCGACCATGCCATCCCGGCCTGGGGTGACGACTCGGAGCTGTACGCCGACGACTCGGTGGACATCGTCATCAACCTGACGCCGCCGGTCCACCACGCCCGCACCGTCATCATGGCCCTGGAAGCGGGCAAACACGTCTATGTCGAGAAGCCGTTGGCCACCACGGTCACCGACGGCGAAGCCGTCCTCGCGGCGGCCGCCCGCACCGGGCGCGTCCTCGGATCGGCGCCGGACACCTTCCTCGGCAGCGCCGCTCAGACCGCGCGCAAGGCGATCGACTCGGGCTCGATCGGCACGCCCATCGGCGCCACCGCCTTCATCGGGCACAGCAAGGCCGAGACCTGGCACCCCAACCCGGCCTTCCTGTTCCAGCCGGGAGGCGGCCCCGTGATGGACATGGGTCCGTACTACGTGGCCATCCTCGTCAACTGCCTCGGCCCCGTCTCCACCATCTCCGCGGCCGGCCGCATAGGCGTGCCCCAGCGCACGGTCACCGCACCCGGACGGACCGTCGACACCATCGACGTCACCATCCCCACCCACACCGGCGCCGTGCTCACCTTCGCCTCCGGCGTCATCGCCACGACCCAGATGAGTTTCGACGTCTGGGACAGCGACCTGCCGTACATCGAGATCTACGGCAGCGAGGGCACCCTGTCGCTGGCCAACCCGAACCACTTCGACGGTGATGTGCGGGTCCGGCGGCACGGTGACGGTGAATGGACCGTCCTGGAACCGGCCCTGGAACTCTTCGGCGCCGTCGGAACCCGCGAGCAGGCCCGCCGCGGGCTCGGCGTCCGCGACCTCGCCGACGCCGTCGAGGGCGGGCCGCACCGCGCCAACGCCGCGTTCGCCTTCCATGTCCTCGAGGCGCTCTGCTCGTTGGAGGGCTCCGCCCAGCAGGGCCGGTCCGTGACGCTGACCAGTTCATGTGAGCGCCCCCAGGCCCTCTTCAGCGCCTGA
- a CDS encoding ROK family transcriptional regulator has protein sequence MREDDGRSADRALLPAVPVGLRRVLDLVVAGEATNRAEIARRSGLARSTVGQQVDQLLGRDILQELESGESVRGRPPRLLTLSPRAGTIAVADVDNLETRIAVADLGGRILARDTVLVRIDAGPETVLELVCDRLFALLERSGCDPDRVRQVVMGLPAPVDPWRGSPLRPNGMPGWDGFPVAERLRTRFRAPAQVDNDANLMALGEAVHARAETPVLCLKIATGIGAGLATAEGRIYRGADGAAGDVGHIRSLGGGTALCTCGNVGCVRAVASHRAVLRNLGIPESTEEDPLHGVHELAERVANNDPPAVRALRQAATEIGELAAMLVYMFNPRTLVLGGPLSELRDDLLSGVRAVVYQRALPLATRKLTITTTQLGAASALHGAVALATGDVFSERGIARLLVD, from the coding sequence ATGCGTGAAGATGACGGTCGTTCCGCCGACCGGGCACTGCTGCCCGCGGTCCCCGTCGGACTGCGCAGAGTGCTGGACCTCGTGGTGGCCGGTGAGGCGACGAACCGTGCCGAGATCGCGCGGCGCAGTGGTCTGGCCCGCTCCACCGTCGGCCAGCAGGTGGACCAACTCCTCGGCCGCGACATCCTGCAGGAGCTGGAGTCCGGCGAATCGGTGCGCGGGCGGCCCCCGCGGCTGCTGACGCTGAGCCCGCGGGCGGGAACCATCGCCGTCGCCGACGTCGACAACCTGGAGACGCGGATCGCGGTGGCCGATCTCGGCGGACGCATCCTCGCGCGGGACACGGTGCTCGTGCGGATCGACGCGGGGCCGGAAACGGTCCTGGAGCTGGTGTGCGACCGGCTGTTCGCGCTGCTGGAGCGGTCCGGGTGCGATCCGGACCGGGTCCGCCAGGTGGTGATGGGGCTGCCCGCTCCGGTGGACCCGTGGCGTGGCTCCCCGCTCAGGCCCAATGGCATGCCCGGCTGGGACGGCTTCCCGGTCGCCGAACGGCTGCGGACCCGGTTCCGCGCCCCCGCCCAGGTCGACAACGACGCGAACCTCATGGCCCTCGGTGAGGCCGTGCACGCCCGGGCCGAAACCCCGGTGCTCTGCCTCAAGATCGCCACCGGGATCGGAGCGGGGCTCGCCACCGCGGAGGGCCGGATCTACCGCGGCGCGGACGGCGCGGCCGGCGATGTCGGCCACATCCGGTCCCTCGGCGGCGGCACCGCCCTGTGCACCTGCGGCAATGTCGGCTGTGTGCGCGCCGTCGCCTCGCACCGCGCCGTACTGCGGAACCTGGGCATCCCCGAGTCCACCGAGGAGGACCCGCTGCACGGGGTCCACGAGCTCGCGGAGCGCGTCGCGAACAACGACCCGCCCGCCGTCCGGGCCCTGCGCCAGGCGGCCACCGAGATCGGCGAACTCGCCGCCATGCTCGTCTACATGTTCAACCCCCGCACCCTCGTGCTCGGCGGGCCGCTCAGCGAACTGCGCGACGACCTGCTCTCCGGGGTGCGGGCCGTGGTGTACCAGCGCGCCCTGCCGCTGGCCACGCGGAAGCTGACGATCACTACGACGCAGCTCGGCGCCGCCTCGGCCCTGCATGGTGCGGTGGCCCTCGCCACCGGGGACGTCTTCAGCGAACGGGGGATAGCCCGGCTGCTCGTCGACTGA
- a CDS encoding IclR family transcriptional regulator, producing the protein MTTAAVPRGNGEEAGPDGRSPRSVLGKVGLILSAFGDGDLALSLTELTARTGVAKATVHRLCQDLVACEMLERDGSDYRLGLLLYAIGLRAPRQRTLRHAARPALENLAQDLDSPVSLSVPNGSDLLCIDNAGRHRNRAGASIGGRLLQLHSTAPGKLTLALLPEQYPLARLAPRMRRMTARTLTADRLPGELVRIQEQGYATDCEEHRLGYSAVAVPVRGPRDGAYLGALSVVAPTARQNVPRTLAALRTASEAVTTRLSVIEAYRTEP; encoded by the coding sequence GTGACGACTGCAGCGGTACCTCGTGGCAACGGCGAGGAAGCCGGGCCGGACGGGCGGTCCCCCAGGTCCGTCCTCGGCAAGGTCGGGCTCATCCTGTCCGCCTTCGGCGACGGCGACCTCGCCCTCAGCCTCACGGAGCTGACGGCGCGCACCGGGGTCGCCAAGGCCACGGTGCACCGGCTGTGCCAGGATCTCGTCGCCTGCGAAATGCTGGAGCGGGACGGCTCGGACTACCGGCTCGGCCTGCTGCTGTACGCGATCGGGCTGCGCGCGCCCCGGCAGCGCACCCTGCGGCACGCCGCACGGCCGGCCCTGGAGAACCTCGCGCAGGACCTCGACAGCCCGGTGAGCCTGTCCGTGCCGAACGGCAGCGACCTGCTGTGCATCGACAACGCGGGCCGCCACCGCAACCGGGCCGGTGCCTCGATCGGCGGACGGCTGCTCCAACTGCACAGCACGGCCCCGGGAAAGCTCACCCTGGCCCTGCTGCCCGAGCAGTACCCGCTGGCGCGGCTGGCCCCGCGTATGCGCCGGATGACCGCCCGCACCCTCACCGCCGACCGGCTCCCGGGGGAACTCGTCCGTATCCAGGAGCAGGGCTACGCCACCGACTGCGAGGAACACCGGCTCGGCTATTCCGCCGTGGCCGTGCCCGTGCGCGGGCCGCGGGACGGCGCCTACCTGGGCGCGCTGTCGGTCGTCGCCCCCACGGCACGCCAGAACGTGCCCCGTACGCTCGCGGCGCTGCGGACCGCATCGGAGGCCGTCACGACTCGTCTCTCGGTGATCGAGGCATACCGCACCGAGCCGTAG
- a CDS encoding (4Fe-4S)-binding protein, protein MAYVIGASCVDIMDRSCMEECPVDCIYEGERKLYINPVECIDCGACEVACPEQAITVDRKADPEHRADNRRFFEEVLPGRDAPLGTPGGAGAVGPLGADTALVGGR, encoded by the coding sequence ATGGCCTACGTCATCGGCGCGTCCTGCGTTGACATCATGGATCGGTCCTGCATGGAGGAGTGCCCGGTCGACTGCATCTACGAGGGCGAGCGCAAGCTCTACATCAACCCGGTGGAGTGCATCGACTGCGGCGCCTGCGAGGTCGCCTGCCCGGAGCAGGCGATCACCGTGGACCGGAAGGCGGATCCCGAGCACCGCGCGGACAACCGGCGGTTCTTCGAGGAGGTCCTGCCCGGCCGGGACGCCCCGCTGGGCACCCCCGGTGGCGCCGGGGCGGTCGGCCCGCTGGGCGCCGACACCGCCCTGGTGGGGGGCCGGTGA
- a CDS encoding ferredoxin--NADP reductase gives MSVLNVEPVAAADAAVVETDILIIGAGPSGLYGAYCAGFRGLRVAVMDVLPQRGGQISAMYPEKPIFDIAGFASVRGRDLVDNLVAQAETHGTRYLLGHRATELSYDDGLPVVRSDRGTTVRAGAVVITGGVGTFTPRPLPAGEDFLGRGQVYFVPDPTAHAGHDVVVVGGGDSAFDWAALLAPMARSVRLVHRTARFRAHRASVEKVRALGIEILTDSEVSGLYGGALLEEVEIRHRVAKDTTRLPAQTVVAALGFIADLGPLRDWGLTLEARRIAVDTHMATNLPRVFAAGDITDYPGKVRLISVGFGEAATAVNNAATVIDPEAALFPGHSTEKEN, from the coding sequence ATGAGCGTTCTCAACGTTGAGCCGGTCGCCGCGGCGGACGCGGCGGTGGTCGAGACGGACATCCTGATCATCGGCGCCGGCCCGTCGGGCCTGTACGGCGCCTACTGCGCGGGCTTCCGCGGGCTGCGTGTCGCCGTGATGGATGTGCTGCCCCAGCGCGGCGGCCAGATCAGCGCGATGTACCCGGAGAAACCGATCTTCGACATCGCCGGATTCGCCTCGGTCCGCGGTCGCGACCTGGTCGACAACCTGGTCGCCCAGGCGGAGACACACGGCACCCGCTACCTCCTCGGCCACCGCGCGACGGAGCTGTCCTACGACGACGGTCTGCCCGTGGTCCGCAGCGACCGGGGGACGACCGTACGGGCCGGGGCGGTGGTGATCACCGGCGGCGTGGGGACCTTCACTCCCCGCCCGCTGCCGGCCGGGGAGGATTTCCTCGGCCGCGGCCAGGTGTACTTCGTGCCCGACCCCACCGCCCACGCCGGCCATGACGTGGTGGTCGTCGGCGGTGGCGACAGCGCCTTCGACTGGGCGGCCCTGCTGGCCCCCATGGCGCGCTCGGTCCGGCTGGTGCACCGCACCGCGCGGTTCCGCGCCCACCGCGCGTCGGTGGAGAAGGTCCGGGCACTCGGCATCGAGATCCTCACCGACTCCGAGGTCAGCGGCCTGTACGGCGGCGCGCTGCTGGAGGAGGTCGAGATCCGCCACCGCGTGGCGAAGGACACCACGCGCCTCCCCGCGCAGACCGTGGTGGCGGCCCTCGGCTTCATCGCCGACCTCGGCCCGCTGCGGGACTGGGGCCTCACCCTGGAGGCACGCCGGATCGCCGTGGACACCCACATGGCCACCAACCTCCCCCGCGTCTTCGCGGCCGGCGACATCACCGACTACCCGGGCAAGGTGCGCCTGATCTCCGTCGGCTTCGGCGAGGCCGCCACGGCCGTCAACAACGCCGCCACGGTCATCGACCCGGAGGCGGCGCTGTTCCCCGGGCATTCCACCGAGAAGGAGAACTGA
- a CDS encoding acyl dehydratase, with translation MTAPAAGTECPPRRYAHTSVQLFRFSAVSWNAHRIHYDAAFAASEGFPDTVVQSTLHGETLSRNALEWAGPGARLESVAWRNVATAVAGEQLTWAATVSSVEGARVRLDARILKADGSECVTGTVEVTLAG, from the coding sequence ATGACGGCGCCCGCTGCCGGGACAGAGTGTCCGCCGCGCCGGTACGCCCACACCAGTGTGCAGCTCTTCCGCTTCAGCGCCGTGTCGTGGAACGCGCACCGGATCCATTACGACGCCGCGTTCGCGGCGTCGGAGGGGTTTCCCGACACCGTCGTGCAGTCGACGCTGCACGGCGAGACGCTCAGCCGCAACGCCCTGGAGTGGGCCGGGCCGGGCGCCCGGCTGGAGTCGGTGGCGTGGCGCAACGTGGCCACGGCGGTGGCCGGTGAGCAGCTGACCTGGGCCGCGACGGTGTCCTCGGTCGAGGGCGCGCGGGTCCGTCTGGACGCGCGCATCCTCAAGGCCGACGGCTCCGAGTGCGTCACGGGGACGGTGGAGGTGACGCTCGCCGGGTGA
- a CDS encoding IclR family transcriptional regulator → MTVVPIDQAVRTCPDPMNSVLGKVRSILEAFTADDDSLSLADLVRRSGVAKATVHRLSQELVAWGLLERAGCNYRLGLRLFEIGQRVHRQRILREVAQPYMEDLLLATRETIHFAIHDGLDVVYLEKILPHRGLSEESRVAGRLPLYCTATGKAILAHSPGSLFGEVVRSGLKPFTRHTITSPGRLRTQLDRVREQGIATEAEEVRLGYMSMAVPVFGRQNALAGALSITAPTYRVDAIAHASALRTAGLGISRSLRSAL, encoded by the coding sequence ATGACCGTAGTCCCCATCGACCAAGCCGTCAGAACCTGTCCCGACCCGATGAACTCCGTCCTCGGCAAGGTCCGGTCCATCCTGGAGGCGTTCACCGCCGACGACGACTCGCTCTCGCTCGCCGATCTGGTGCGCCGTTCGGGAGTGGCGAAGGCGACCGTCCACCGGCTGTCCCAGGAGCTGGTCGCATGGGGGCTGCTGGAGCGGGCGGGCTGCAACTACCGGCTCGGACTGCGCCTGTTCGAGATCGGGCAGCGGGTGCACCGGCAGCGCATCCTGCGGGAGGTGGCCCAGCCGTATATGGAGGATCTGCTGCTGGCCACACGGGAGACCATCCACTTCGCCATCCATGATGGGCTGGACGTGGTGTACCTGGAGAAGATCCTCCCCCACCGGGGGCTGAGCGAGGAGTCGCGGGTGGCGGGGCGGCTTCCGCTGTACTGCACGGCGACCGGCAAGGCGATCCTCGCCCACTCCCCCGGCAGCCTGTTCGGCGAGGTGGTCAGGAGCGGCCTCAAGCCGTTCACCCGCCACACCATCACCTCGCCGGGCCGGCTGCGCACCCAGCTGGACCGGGTCCGCGAGCAGGGCATCGCCACGGAGGCGGAGGAGGTCCGGCTCGGCTACATGAGCATGGCGGTCCCGGTCTTCGGCCGGCAGAACGCCCTCGCCGGGGCCCTGTCGATCACGGCGCCGACCTACCGGGTGGACGCGATCGCCCACGCCAGCGCGCTGCGTACGGCGGGTCTTGGCATCAGCCGCTCGCTGAGGTCGGCGCTGTGA
- a CDS encoding alpha/beta hydrolase: MSIWNELSGIDYRHTYVETGDFKTRALQAGPEDGEHVVFLHGTTGHLEAFVRNIPAHAERYRCHSIDMLGHGYTGKPDRPAEIPLYVEHLMAYLDAVGAERAHLVGESLGGWVGSWAASEHPDRVASLQLLCMGGTKINPAVMERLKTSTSDAALKDDISFTRERLRLLWAHWDEDLGEELTQIRYDIYHHPDFQRNLHNLLALQEPEARERNLLRPDRMGRIKAPTLVVWGNKNPLGDVPEAEAIAAAIPGARLEVFNECGHWPQHEKADLYNPLSLEFLAASSAT, translated from the coding sequence ATGAGCATCTGGAACGAGCTGTCGGGCATCGACTACCGGCACACCTACGTCGAGACCGGCGACTTCAAGACCCGCGCCCTGCAGGCCGGCCCCGAGGACGGCGAGCATGTGGTGTTCCTGCACGGGACGACCGGCCACCTCGAGGCGTTCGTACGGAACATCCCGGCGCACGCCGAGCGCTACCGCTGCCACTCCATCGACATGCTGGGCCACGGCTACACGGGCAAGCCCGACCGCCCGGCCGAGATCCCCCTGTACGTCGAGCACCTGATGGCCTACCTGGACGCCGTCGGCGCCGAGCGCGCCCATCTGGTCGGCGAGTCGCTGGGCGGCTGGGTGGGGTCGTGGGCCGCGAGCGAACACCCGGACCGGGTCGCCTCCCTCCAGCTGCTGTGCATGGGCGGCACGAAGATCAACCCGGCGGTGATGGAGCGGCTGAAGACGTCCACCAGCGACGCGGCCCTCAAGGACGACATCTCCTTCACCCGGGAGCGGCTGCGGCTGCTGTGGGCCCACTGGGACGAGGACCTGGGCGAGGAGCTGACCCAGATCCGCTACGACATCTACCACCACCCCGACTTCCAGCGGAACCTGCACAATCTGCTCGCGCTCCAGGAGCCGGAGGCCCGCGAGCGCAATCTGCTGCGGCCCGACCGCATGGGCCGGATCAAGGCGCCGACCCTGGTGGTGTGGGGCAACAAGAACCCGCTCGGCGACGTGCCGGAGGCCGAGGCCATCGCGGCCGCGATCCCCGGGGCGCGGCTCGAGGTGTTCAACGAGTGCGGCCACTGGCCGCAGCACGAGAAGGCCGATCTGTACAACCCGCTCAGCCTGGAGTTCCTCGCCGCGTCCTCGGCCACCTGA